GAAGCCCTCGAACATGCCGAGGATGAACAGCAGGATGCCGATCATCCAGTTGGTCTCCCTGGGACGCCGGAAAGCGCCGGTGAAGAAGATCCGCAGCATGTGGGCCACGATCGAGGCCATGAACAGCAGTGCGGCCCAGTGGTGCACCTGCCTGGCGAACATTCCGCCACGCACCTCGAAGGAGATGTCCAGTGTGCTGGCGAACGCCCGGGACATCTCGATGCCGCGCAGGTTGGTGTAGGCCCCCTGGTACTGCACCTCGGCCATCGACGGGTCGAAGAAGAACGCCAGGTAGGTACCGGTCAGCAGCAGCAGGATGAAGGTGTAGAGCGCCACCTCGCCGAGCAGGAACGACCAGTGCGTCGGGAACACCTTGTTGATCTGCCGACGAAGGCCCGGCGCTGCCTGGAACCGTTTGTCGACCTCGTCGGCCTGCTGACCGGCGGCACGCTGCAACGCACCTTCCGACTTGGTCGGGGTAGTGATCGAACTCATGAATTCCGCTCCCAGTAAGCCGGGCCGATCGGCTCGATGAAGTCGCTTCGCGCCACGAAGTACCCTTCCTCGTCCACGGTGATCGGCAGCTGCGGCAGCGCCCGTGTCGCCGGCCCGAAAACAGGCTTGGCGTAGCTGTTGGCCACGTCGAACTGCGACTGGTGGCAGGGGCAGAGCAGCCGGCCGGTTTGCGCCTCGTACAACGAGGTGGGGCAGCCCAGGTGGGTACAGATCTTCGAGTAGGCGTAGTAGTCGCCGTAGTTGAAGTCTTCCTGGCCCTTGCGCTCCACCGGCGAGTCACCCGGCCGCAACCGGATCAACATGGTCGGGTTGTCGGAACGACGCAACGCGTGCAGCAGCGCTTCCTCATTGTGCCGTTCGGACTCGCGGAACGGGAAGACCGTCTCGAAACCGCCCGGCGAGAGGTCCTGCGGGCGCACCAGGGAGATGTCGTGCGGATCGCCGGTGTTGCGCCGCAGGTACACCTTCTCGTCGTTGGTCTGCAACCAGCCGGTGTGTTGCAGCGAGTCCGCACCGGTCTCCGCCCAGGGGTTCTTGACCATGCCGCCGAGCACGAGCACCCCGGTTCCCAGTCCGAAGGCACCCGCGCCGAAACCCGCGGTCCGCTTGATCATGGAACGACGCGCGATGGTGCTGCGGTTTCCCGCGTCCGCGAGCTCCGCGACGGTGGTCTGCCGGTCCAGTTCCGAGGAACCGTGCCCGTCGTGTCGCTGCTGCACCGCAGTTTCGTGCGGCATGAACTTCTTGGAGTACAGGATGGCGCCGATCCCCACCGCCAGGATCGACAACCCGAGGAAGAAACCGATCAACGGGTTGTACAGCGAGTACAGGAAGTGTCCCCGCTCGTCGACCAGCGGATTGACGTAGCGCCAGGGCCAGAAGATGAACACGCCGATGAAGGCCAGTGCCGACAGTCCGGCCAGGGAGAACCAGGCCGCCACGGCGCGCTCGGCGCGCCGCTCGGCGCGGGTTCCCTTGACCGGCCACGGGTCCGGGTACTCGACGAGCTCGACGTCGTCCTGGGCCAGCCCGAGCCGGACCTTCTCGTCCCTGCTCATCTCCGCGAGCTCGGCGTCCGTCGGGTTGGCGCCCCGGTTCCCGGCCGCTTGCTCGCCGGAGGTGTGTTCCTCGTCGTGCTGTCCGCTGCTGTGTTCGCTCATATCCCGCTCACTCATGCCCTGGCTCCGATCCACAGCGTGAGGCCGACGAGACTACCCAGCCCGATGACCCAGACCACGACCGTCTCCGGGCCGGGCCCGTAACCGCCGAGCGCGTTGCCGCCGGGGTTGTTGTTGCCGTCGGTCACCGACTTCACATAGGCGATGATGTCCTTCTTCTCGTCGGGTGTGAGCTGGCGCTCGGAGAACTTGGGCATGTTCTCCGGACCGGTCTCCATCGCCTCGTAGATCTGCTGCTCGGACGCGGCATCCAGGTTCGGGGCGTACTTGCCCGATGAAAGCGCGATACCGCGTCCGGTGAAGTTGTGACAGGAAGCGCAGTTCAGCCGGAACAACTCCGCACCGCGTGCGGGGTCGTCCCCCTGGAGCTGCTCGCCCGTTTCCGCCGGTTGCTCGGGCCCGCCGCCGACGGACTGCGCGTACGCGGCCAGTGCCTGGATCTCCTGCTCGGAGTACTTCGGAGGCTTGCGCTGTGCCTGTGCCTCCTGCCGCATCAGCGGCATCCGACCACTGGAGACCTGGAAGTGCACGGCCGCACCACCGACACCGATCAGGCTGGGGCCCCGATCCTCAACGCCCTGCAGGTTCTCGCCGTGGCAAGTGATGCAGGCATTGTTGTAGAGCTCCTTACCCTGCCTGATCAGTGCCGGGTCCTCGGCCGCGGTGGCGGTCTGCGGCTCGGGGAGCAGCAGGCTGTACAGGCCGCCCGCAGCCACCAAGGCGATCCCGAGCGCCAGCACACCCGAAAGCCGTCGCCGGAACTTGGAACCCGCGCGGTTGCGTTTCTTGTTGGTGGTCATGAGTGCGCAAAACCCTTGCTGTCATGTTCGGGGTGGTTCAGCGGCAACAACATCACGCTTGACTTCTCGCCTAGCTGCCTACCCATGGCTCTGTCGCGACATACTCGCCGCCGCGTCACGGCACCAGATAGATGACCATGAACAGGCCGATCCACACGATGTCGACGAAGTGCCAGTAGTACGACACGACGATCGATGCCACCGCCTGGGCCGGTGTGAACTTGCTCATCCTGGTACGGATCATCAGGATCACGAAGGCGACCAGTCCGCCGATCACGTGCAGACCGTGGAAGCCCGTGGTCATGTAGAACACCGTGCCGAACGCCGAGCTGGCCATCGTGGTGTGGTGCTCGGTGATCAGCGTGTGGTACTCACCCGCCTGGCCCAGCACGAAGATGGTGCCCATGGCGAGCGTGAGCATGTACCAGCGGCGAAGGCCGTAGACGTCACCGCGCTCCGCCGCGAACACACCCCACTGGCAGGTGAACGAGGAGAGCACCAGAATCACAGTGAAGGGTAGGGCGTAGGCCACGTTGAGTTCGGAGGGCGGCGGCGGCCAGGGTCCCTCGTGCTGGGCCTTCACCGTGAAGAACATGGCGAAGAGCCCGGCGAAGAACATCAGCTCGCTGGCCAACCAAACGATGGTGCCCACGCTGACCATGTTCGGTCGGTTCAGCGAGTGCACGCGTTGACTGATTGAGGGCGCTGCCGTTGTCACGCGACGCATTATGTCGCGGACGATTTCGGGACGCCCGGTCGGGTCCGCCGCAGCCCCGTTCGCCTACTACGAGATCGACGGGAGGTTACCGCGCGTGAGCATCCGCGGTGGTCTGTCCCGACTGTTGCGCCCGTGGCGCGGCAGCCGGGAACCGGCATGGCCCACTCCGGACGATCCGGAGCTGACGGTGGTGGTGGAAGCGACCGACGAGACGGAGTCGGTCTCCACGGTATTGGCCCGTTCACCTGCATGGACCCCGGAATATCCCGCCGTGCTGCGCTACCGGATCGCGGTCGGTTCCGCCGCCGTGCCCGAACTCCGCGAGCCCCTCGAGGCCGAGGGCTGGCTACTGCGCACCGAAACGATGACCCCGGGTTCGGGCGACGCGTCCACCTCGGAGTCCACGGTTCTCGTCGCGCAGTGTGTTCGCCGGATAGACACGATGACATGCGCCAGAGAGAGCTCCCGGATGGTGGGGCTGGCGCAGCGGCACGGCGGCCACCTGGCCGGATGGCAGGCGCTGCAGCTGCCGGACGAGAGTGATCGATCACGTTAGTGAGGTGTATTACCCTCCGGAGCGACGTTACGGATACGATACGAGCACTCGTGACCACCCGACACGAACCTCCCCGTCCGTGCGGGCCGCACCGGCAGCCAAGGAGTGTCCATGAGCACATCGACGAGCAACGTCCTCGTGTTCAGCCACCGCCAGGAAGTCCGTGAGGCGATCATCACAGCCATCGGGCGTCGCCCCTCCCCCGATATCCGAAGCGTGCACTACATTGAGGTATCGACGGTGGCCGAAGTGATCGGCGAGGTGGACGCGGGCAACGTGGATCTCCTGATTCTCGACGGTGAGGCGCAGCCCACCGGAGGTATGGGAGTGTCGCGGCAGCTGAAGAACGAGCTCGCCTCCTGCCCGCCGACGGTGGTCACCGTACGACGCAAGGACGACCGGTGGCTGGCAACCTGGTCCCAGGCTGACGCGGTACTGGTCCACCCGCTCGACCCGTTGACGGCGGCCGAGTCGGTGGCCGAGGTGCTGCGCGCCCACGCCCTGCCCACCGCCGGCGGCTGATACGGACTTTCGAGGACGCCACGTGCAGACAGCGACAACGACCTGGCCCGACCTGCTGAACCGGCTCGTCTCCCACGAGGATCTCTCGGTCGCCGAGACCTCCTGGGCCATGGACCAGGTCATGACCGGCGAAGCCACTCCAGCCAGGGTCGCGGCGTTCGCGGTCGCGCTGCGCGCCAAGGGCGAGAGCTCTTCCGAGATCATCGGAATGGCCGACACGATGCTCTCGCACGCACGGCAGCTCGACATCTCCACTCGTGCCGTCGACGTGGTGGGAACCGGCGGCGATCGTGCCGGTACGGTGAACATCTCCACGATGACCTCGATCGTGCTGGCCGCGTGCGGCGGCCCTGTGGTCAAGCACGGTAATCGCGCGGCCTCGTCGAAGTGCGGCACCGCCGACGTGCTCGAAGAGCTCGGAGTGGCGATCGACCTGCCGCCCGAGGGTGTCGAGCGATGTGTGACGGAACTGGGGATCGGATTCTGCTTCGCGGGGCTGTTCCACCCCGCCTTCAAGCACACCTCCGCTCCCCGGCGGGAGATCGGCATTCCCACCGCGTTCAACGTGCTCGGCCCGCTGACCAATCCGGCTCGCCCGACCAGTGGTCTGATCGGGTGCGCGGACCGCAGGCTGGCACCGGTCATGGCCGAGGTGTTCGCCCGACGGGGCCACTCGGTACTGCTGGTCAGCGGGGACGACGGGATGGACGAGATCACCACGACGACGACCAGCACTGCCTGGGTCATCGGTGAGGGCGCCGTCCGGGGAGAGCGGATCGACCCCACCGCGTTGGGCCTGTCGTTGACCGAACCCGAACAGCTGCAGGGGGGCGACGCGACGGTGAACGCCGGAGTGGTCCGCGATCTGCTGAACGGAACCCGAGGCCCGGTGCGGGACGCGGTCCTGCTGAACACCGCGGGGGCGATCGCGGCCTACGAGGGACCCATCACCGATCTGAACGGAAAACTGGCCGACGGCATCGAGCGCGCTGCCGAGGCCATCGACTCCGGCGCCGCCGCACGGCTGCTCGACTCCTGGGCGGAACTCTCCGGAAAACTGCGGGAGCACGGCTAAGCACGAACGAATCCGTCCCCGGCAGCACTACCCCGACGAGACCGGCTGCTCCGATCGGCTGGTCGTGGCACAGTTGAGCGATCCACACCTGGACCGCGGCGGGCGGAGCGCTGTTCGTGCTCTGTGACTCCACGGTTCTCCGCGATAGCGGCGGTGCTGTGCGGGCACGCGCACACCTCGGTACGGCGTCGATTTCTCGCGAAATCGACGCGCCCCACCCGATGCCGGGCCCCCGCGACGAGAGCCGCACGAAAGGTTCCGCCACGCGATCGAGCCGGCAAACCGACCGGAAGAGTTCGGCGTCAGGACTCCAGGCCGATGGAAAAGGCGGCCTCGGAGTCCTGCTTCGAGTACGACCGGAACGCGATGTGGGTGTCGGTGTCCACCACTCCGTCGACCTTGTTGATCGCGCCCGGCACGATCTCGGCGATCCGCTCGTGCTCGGACGCACGGATCACGGCGATCAGATCCACGTCGCCCGCACAGGAGTAGACCTCGGTGACACCGTCGATGTCGGCGATCTCCTGCGCGGCCTCCGTCAGGCGATCAGCGGCGGTTTGGATCAGCACGAACGCGGTAATCACGGTTGCGGACCTCCTGCGGCGGCGGCTCGGCTCCCTCGCGTCGGCCGGACGTGAGGGAGCGTACTCGGGCTCACTCGTGGTTGGGGCCGGTGTGGTACTCGAAGACGAGCCCGGAGACGGTGATCAGTACCGCGCCCGCGCTGAGCACGATCATCCAGACGTGGCCGAAGGCCAGGGCCACACCGGTCAGGGCCGAGGCCGCCGCCAGCCCGAAGGGCCAGTAGCTGCCGGGACTGAAGAACCCGAGGTCACCGGCACCGTCACTGATCTCGGCCTCCTCACGGTCCTCCGGACGCAACTCGATGCGACGAGCGACGAACTGGAAGTAGCTGCCGATCAGCAGTGACAGCGCACCGACCAGGATCAGCGCCACCGTCCCCACGGGTTCCTTGGCCCAGAGCCCGTAGACCAGGGCCGACAGGAAGAAGAAGAAGGTAATGATGTTGAAGATCTTGGCTTCGACCCTCATGGAGTCCTCACTCTCACCCCGTACGCCGCGTCCGGCGCACTCGTGTGACCTGGTTTCCCGTCGACACCGTCAGTTACCCGCGCCGACGGCCTGACCATCCTGCCGCGGACTCGAGCTCTGCCGGTCCGGATCGAACGGGATAGTCGTCACCGAGTTCGGGTTGCAGAGCTCACCGCAGTCCATCTCGGTCAACGCCTCGGCCGTGGTGTAGGGCTGGCCCGTGCTCGGGTTCACCTGCGTACGCAGGTCCATGAAGCGCTCGAACTTGTCCGGTGAGAGCGCACGCACCTCGAAGTTCATCATCGAGTGGTAGGTACCGCACAGTTCGGCGCAGCGTCCGACGAACGATCCCTCACGGTCGATCGCGTTCTGGAAGACGTTGTCCTGGTTGTTCTTGTCCGGGTGCGGGAAAGTGTCCCGCTTGAAGTGGAACTTGGGGACGAAGAACGAGTGGATGACGTCCTTGGAGCTGAGCCGGTACTCGACGTTGGAGTCGGTCGGCAACACCAACAGCGGCGTCCAGTCGGTGGTGCCGACGGTGTTGACCGCTTCACCGTCCGGGGTGGTGTAACCCGGGTAGCGGAACTCCCAGTTCCACTGGAACGAGATCACGTCGACGGCGACGTCCGGCTCCTCCTCGGCCTGCACCTCCTGCTGCGTCGTGGCAGTGAAGTAGAACAGCACGACGACCATCACGAAGGGGATGACCGTGTATATGATCTCGAGCGGGTTGTTGTACTGGAACTGACGAGGCAGCTCGTCACTCTTCTTGCGGTGGAAGGCCACCGTCCAGAAGATCAGTCCCCATACGAGCACACCAACCGCGAGAGCCGCGATCACCGACCAGGTCCAGAGCTGGCGCATCGACTCGGCGTCACTGGTGACACCGGTGGGCCAGCCGAACCGCAGGACCTGGTCAGGGGAGCAGCCCGTGGCCACGACACACACCAAGCCGACCAGTCCACCGACCTTGACCAGCCGTGGCACTCGGGTCCCGTCCTTCAGGGCCACTGCGCGACGCCTCCTCCATGTGAAACTCACCGGCACGGCGCTGGCGTTGATCCCCGCCTCGCGTTCGGGACGGAAGATCGGCCGCCGGAATACTGTAGCGACCCTAGCCCAGTAGTAGCCGCGATACTGCTCCGGGGTCACGACACCGCCCGAATCATGGTCGTGCCCGTGACCGAAGATCACCAGTCAGTCACTCCGCCGTACGACGCGCGGTGAACACCGGGCGCCGTCGACCGGAGCACCGGCACAATGAACCCGTGCGTGCGGTTCGCCCGCAGGCGCACGGCATACTGTAGAACCGGATCACCCCTATTGGGCTTGAGCGAAACCCGACAACCCGCGACACGAGAGGTGCGCGAGACGCGTGTGCGGCCTGCTTGGACTGGTTTGTCCCACCGAAGAGAACGCAAGCAACGCAACGAACGCGGTGGCCAACGCGCTGCCGTGTCAGCGGCACCGAGGACCGGACGAGAGTGACACGTGGCAGGGCGGCGAGGTCGTCTTCGGTTTCAACCGCCTGTCGGTCATCGACGTCGAGCATTCGCACCAGCCGCTGAGCTGGGGGCCGCCGGAATCACCGGGCAGGTACACGATCCTGTTCAACGGTGAGATCTACAACTACCTCGAACTGCGGGCCGAACTGACCGAGCAGTACGGCGCCGCGTTCAACACCGACGGGGACAGCGAGACGATCATCGTCGCCTACCACTACCTCGGGACTTCGATGGTGGGGCGGCTGCGCGGGATGTTCGCGTTCCTGATCTGGGACAACGACCGGCACATGGTGTTCGGCGCCAGGGATCCCTTCGGGATCAAGCCGATGTACTACGCGACCGGCCCCAACGGGGTCGGTTTCGCCAGTGAGAAGAAGAGTCTGCTGCACCTCGCGGCGACGCTGGGGATCAACGAGGACGTCGACCGGCGTTCGCTGCAGCACTACCTGCTGCTGCAGTACGTACCGGAGCCGGAATCGCTGCACCGTTCGATCAGGCGGATCGAGTCGGGCACCTCGTTCACCGTGGCCCCGGGTGGGCAACTGGTCACCGAGCGGTACTTCTCCCCCAACTTCACCTCACGTGAGATTCACAACGACGGCGAGGCCAACCGGCTGCACAACGAGATCGTCGACGTGATGCGCGACTCGGTGGCCAAGCACATGCGTGCCGATGTCACCGTCGGTGCCTTCCTCTCCGGCGGAATCGACTCGACGGCGATCGCCGCGCTTGCCAAGGAGCACAATCCGGACCTGATCACGTTCACCACCGGGTTCGAGCGGCAGGGCTACTCGGAAGTGGACGTGGCCGCGGAATCGGCGGCGGCCATCGGGGTGAAGCACGTCGTGCGTACGGTCTCCGCCGAGGAGATGATGCGGACGCTGCCGCTGATCATCTGGTACCTGGACGATCCGGTGGCGGACCCCGCGCTCGTTCCGCTGTGGTTCATCGCCAGGGAGGCGCGCAAGCACGTCAAGGTCGTGCTCTCCGGCGAGGGCGCCGACGAACTGTTCGGCGGGTACTCGATCTACCGGGAACCGCTCTCGTTGGCCCCGTTCGAGCGGGTCCCCGGATCCGTGCGCAAGGTGATGGGTCGGGTCTCGACCGCGATTCCGGAAGGGGTGCGCGGCAAGGACCTGCTCCGGCGGGGTGCGCTGCCGTTGGAGGAACGCTACTACGGCAACGCGCGGATCTTCCGCGACGACGAGTTGCGGAACCTGCTGCCGGACTACGACCCGCATGTTTCGCACACCGACGTGACGGCGGCGGCCTACCGGACCTCGCAGGGCTGGGACCCGGTGACCCGGATGCAGCACGTGGACCTGTTCACCTGGCTGCGGGGAGACATCCTCGTCAAGGCCGACAAGGTGACCATGGCCAATTCCCTGGAACTGCGGGTCCCGTTCCTCGACAACGAGGTGTTCCGGACGGCGAGCACGATCCCGCTGGAACAGAAGATCACCAAGGACACCACCAAGTACGCGCTGCGCCGTGCGCTGGCCAAGGTGGTTCCCGGCCACGTGCTCAACCGGCGCAAGCTCGGTTTCCCCGTGCCGATCCGCCACTGGTTGCGGGACGAGATGCACGACTGGGCACGCGACATCATCAAGGAGTCCCAGACCGACGCCCTGCTGAACAAACCGGCGGTGCTGCAGCTGCTGGAGGAGCACCGTTCCGGAGTGCTGGACCACAGTCGCAGGCTGTGGGCGCTGCTGGTGTTCATGATCTGGCACGGGATATTCGTGGAGAACCGGCTCACGCCCCAGGTGCCGGAGCCCCACTACCCCGTGAAGCTCTAGTGGATCTCTAGATTCCTCTCGGCTCGGTTTGCGCGACGGTGCGGACAGCGGAACCTCTGGCACGGCTCTCGCTGCAGGGTGCCCCGACATCGGGTAGTCACTACACAACGTCGGGGCCGTCCTCGCGAGAGCCGCACCGGAGAACCCGCGGCGGTGCCGACTGCGGGAGTGGTCGGAGTTCGGCACCACGTCGCACCGGCGCGGCGATTTCGCGAGAAATCGACGCCCACCCGGGCCGGACCACCTCACGCACCGGGCTCGCTCTCCCAGCGGCGCGGCGATTTCGCGAGAAATCGACGCCGCAGCGGCGGTCGAGTGGCGGTGTTCAGCCGGCGGTCGGGGTCGGCGTCGCGGTGCTCCGGTCCGGCGCGGCAGCGGGAACAATGTCGTGCCAGCGGTTGAAGACGTTGTCCGGGTCGTACTCCGCCTTGACCCGTGCGAGTCGCCGGTA
This portion of the Actinopolyspora lacussalsi genome encodes:
- a CDS encoding anthranilate phosphoribosyltransferase (product_source=KO:K00766; cath_funfam=1.20.970.10,3.40.1030.10; cog=COG0547; ko=KO:K00766; pfam=PF00591,PF02885; superfamily=47648,52418; tigrfam=TIGR01245): MQTATTTWPDLLNRLVSHEDLSVAETSWAMDQVMTGEATPARVAAFAVALRAKGESSSEIIGMADTMLSHARQLDISTRAVDVVGTGGDRAGTVNISTMTSIVLAACGGPVVKHGNRAASSKCGTADVLEELGVAIDLPPEGVERCVTELGIGFCFAGLFHPAFKHTSAPRREIGIPTAFNVLGPLTNPARPTSGLIGCADRRLAPVMAEVFARRGHSVLLVSGDDGMDEITTTTTSTAWVIGEGAVRGERIDPTALGLSLTEPEQLQGGDATVNAGVVRDLLNGTRGPVRDAVLLNTAGAIAAYEGPITDLNGKLADGIERAAEAIDSGAAARLLDSWAELSGKLREHG
- a CDS encoding cytochrome c oxidase subunit 3 (product_source=KO:K02276; cath_funfam=1.20.120.80; cog=COG1845; ko=KO:K02276; pfam=PF00510; superfamily=81452; transmembrane_helix_parts=Inside_1_4,TMhelix_5_27,Outside_28_41,TMhelix_42_64,Inside_65_76,TMhelix_77_99,Outside_100_113,TMhelix_114_136,Inside_137_154,TMhelix_155_177,Outside_178_178) translates to MGTIVWLASELMFFAGLFAMFFTVKAQHEGPWPPPPSELNVAYALPFTVILVLSSFTCQWGVFAAERGDVYGLRRWYMLTLAMGTIFVLGQAGEYHTLITEHHTTMASSAFGTVFYMTTGFHGLHVIGGLVAFVILMIRTRMSKFTPAQAVASIVVSYYWHFVDIVWIGLFMVIYLVP
- a CDS encoding DNA-binding Lrp family transcriptional regulator (product_source=COG1522; cath_funfam=3.30.70.920; cog=COG1522; pfam=PF01037; superfamily=54909), whose protein sequence is MITAFVLIQTAADRLTEAAQEIADIDGVTEVYSCAGDVDLIAVIRASEHERIAEIVPGAINKVDGVVDTDTHIAFRSYSKQDSEAAFSIGLES
- a CDS encoding hypothetical protein (product_source=Hypo-rule applied; pfam=PF12270; superfamily=161098; transmembrane_helix_parts=Inside_1_6,TMhelix_7_26,Outside_27_29,TMhelix_30_52,Inside_53_100,TMhelix_101_123,Outside_124_132); its protein translation is MRVEAKIFNIITFFFFLSALVYGLWAKEPVGTVALILVGALSLLIGSYFQFVARRIELRPEDREEAEISDGAGDLGFFSPGSYWPFGLAAASALTGVALAFGHVWMIVLSAGAVLITVSGLVFEYHTGPNHE
- a CDS encoding ubiquinol-cytochrome c reductase iron-sulfur subunit (product_source=KO:K03890; cath_funfam=2.102.10.10; ko=KO:K03890; pfam=PF00355; superfamily=50022; transmembrane_helix_parts=Inside_1_77,TMhelix_78_100,Outside_101_119,TMhelix_120_142,Inside_143_193,TMhelix_194_213,Outside_214_399) — its product is MSERDMSEHSSGQHDEEHTSGEQAAGNRGANPTDAELAEMSRDEKVRLGLAQDDVELVEYPDPWPVKGTRAERRAERAVAAWFSLAGLSALAFIGVFIFWPWRYVNPLVDERGHFLYSLYNPLIGFFLGLSILAVGIGAILYSKKFMPHETAVQQRHDGHGSSELDRQTTVAELADAGNRSTIARRSMIKRTAGFGAGAFGLGTGVLVLGGMVKNPWAETGADSLQHTGWLQTNDEKVYLRRNTGDPHDISLVRPQDLSPGGFETVFPFRESERHNEEALLHALRRSDNPTMLIRLRPGDSPVERKGQEDFNYGDYYAYSKICTHLGCPTSLYEAQTGRLLCPCHQSQFDVANSYAKPVFGPATRALPQLPITVDEEGYFVARSDFIEPIGPAYWERNS
- a CDS encoding cytochrome c oxidase subunit 2 (product_source=KO:K02275; cath_funfam=1.10.287.90,2.60.40.420; cog=COG1622; ko=KO:K02275; pfam=PF00116,PF02790; superfamily=49503,81464; tigrfam=TIGR02866; transmembrane_helix_parts=Inside_1_11,TMhelix_12_34,Outside_35_53,TMhelix_54_76,Inside_77_95,TMhelix_96_118,Outside_119_313), with amino-acid sequence MALKDGTRVPRLVKVGGLVGLVCVVATGCSPDQVLRFGWPTGVTSDAESMRQLWTWSVIAALAVGVLVWGLIFWTVAFHRKKSDELPRQFQYNNPLEIIYTVIPFVMVVVLFYFTATTQQEVQAEEEPDVAVDVISFQWNWEFRYPGYTTPDGEAVNTVGTTDWTPLLVLPTDSNVEYRLSSKDVIHSFFVPKFHFKRDTFPHPDKNNQDNVFQNAIDREGSFVGRCAELCGTYHSMMNFEVRALSPDKFERFMDLRTQVNPSTGQPYTTAEALTEMDCGELCNPNSVTTIPFDPDRQSSSPRQDGQAVGAGN
- a CDS encoding asparagine synthase (glutamine-hydrolyzing) (product_source=KO:K01953; cath_funfam=3.40.50.620,3.60.20.10; cog=COG0367; ko=KO:K01953; pfam=PF00733,PF13537; superfamily=52402,56235; tigrfam=TIGR01536), with amino-acid sequence MANALPCQRHRGPDESDTWQGGEVVFGFNRLSVIDVEHSHQPLSWGPPESPGRYTILFNGEIYNYLELRAELTEQYGAAFNTDGDSETIIVAYHYLGTSMVGRLRGMFAFLIWDNDRHMVFGARDPFGIKPMYYATGPNGVGFASEKKSLLHLAATLGINEDVDRRSLQHYLLLQYVPEPESLHRSIRRIESGTSFTVAPGGQLVTERYFSPNFTSREIHNDGEANRLHNEIVDVMRDSVAKHMRADVTVGAFLSGGIDSTAIAALAKEHNPDLITFTTGFERQGYSEVDVAAESAAAIGVKHVVRTVSAEEMMRTLPLIIWYLDDPVADPALVPLWFIAREARKHVKVVLSGEGADELFGGYSIYREPLSLAPFERVPGSVRKVMGRVSTAIPEGVRGKDLLRRGALPLEERYYGNARIFRDDELRNLLPDYDPHVSHTDVTAAAYRTSQGWDPVTRMQHVDLFTWLRGDILVKADKVTMANSLELRVPFLDNEVFRTASTIPLEQKITKDTTKYALRRALAKVVPGHVLNRRKLGFPVPIRHWLRDEMHDWARDIIKESQTDALLNKPAVLQLLEEHRSGVLDHSRRLWALLVFMIWHGIFVENRLTPQVPEPHYPVKL
- a CDS encoding DNA-binding response OmpR family regulator (product_source=COG0745; cath_funfam=3.40.50.2300; cog=COG0745; superfamily=52172), producing the protein MSTSTSNVLVFSHRQEVREAIITAIGRRPSPDIRSVHYIEVSTVAEVIGEVDAGNVDLLILDGEAQPTGGMGVSRQLKNELASCPPTVVTVRRKDDRWLATWSQADAVLVHPLDPLTAAESVAEVLRAHALPTAGG
- a CDS encoding ubiquinol-cytochrome c reductase cytochrome c subunit (product_source=KO:K03889; cath_funfam=1.10.760.10; cog=COG2010; ko=KO:K03889; pfam=PF13442; superfamily=46626; transmembrane_helix_parts=Inside_1_19,TMhelix_20_39,Outside_40_246,TMhelix_247_266,Inside_267_268), which translates into the protein MTTNKKRNRAGSKFRRRLSGVLALGIALVAAGGLYSLLLPEPQTATAAEDPALIRQGKELYNNACITCHGENLQGVEDRGPSLIGVGGAAVHFQVSSGRMPLMRQEAQAQRKPPKYSEQEIQALAAYAQSVGGGPEQPAETGEQLQGDDPARGAELFRLNCASCHNFTGRGIALSSGKYAPNLDAASEQQIYEAMETGPENMPKFSERQLTPDEKKDIIAYVKSVTDGNNNPGGNALGGYGPGPETVVVWVIGLGSLVGLTLWIGARA
- a CDS encoding hypothetical protein (product_source=Hypo-rule applied; superfamily=52743); this translates as MSIRGGLSRLLRPWRGSREPAWPTPDDPELTVVVEATDETESVSTVLARSPAWTPEYPAVLRYRIAVGSAAVPELREPLEAEGWLLRTETMTPGSGDASTSESTVLVAQCVRRIDTMTCARESSRMVGLAQRHGGHLAGWQALQLPDESDRSR